A genomic region of Platichthys flesus chromosome 4, fPlaFle2.1, whole genome shotgun sequence contains the following coding sequences:
- the LOC133951749 gene encoding microtubule-associated tumor suppressor candidate 2-like, whose product MGHCCCRLHLLPLRCPDQTSERAIVKERELSQELARIRDEVAFSVAHWEQLQREKEELERRFEAELQGLRAQQQRELGALEERLKAKHLAETRSLKALQRDELDDLRIQQHEQIEEMSENHEASLVEMETAHNDTLTTLQEEHARTVKNLKMAHEQQRKSLDEEFQKIRLSLQDQVDTLTFQNRSLRDRAKRFEEALRKSTDEQIVDALAPYKHIEEDLKSLKDVLEMKNQQIHQQDLKITELEIIAEKNVYLEERLQVLQQQNEDLKERIDKNLVVSRQLSEDNANLQVNVEKESNEKKRLSRNNEELLWRLQTGDLSPRMSPSSSPIHRPSPGPGSAARPHSYHQ is encoded by the exons ATGGGCCATTGCTGCTGTAggctccatctcctccctctgcgCTGTCCGGACCAAACG AGTGAACGTGCCATTGTGAAAGAGAGGGAACTGTCCCAGGAGCTTGCCAGAATCAGGGATGAAGTGG CTTTCAGTGTCGCACACTGGGAGCAACTGCAGCGGGAGAAGGAGGAACTGGAGCGTCGCTTCGAGGCGGAGCTGCAGGGATTGCGggctcagcagcagagggagctggGAGCGCTGGAGGAGCGGCTGAAGGCGAAGCACTTGGCCGAGACCCGGAGCCTGAAGGCCCTACAGCGGGATGAGCTGGACGACCTACGGATCCAACAGCAcgagcag ATTGAGGAGATGAGTGAGAACCACGAGGCGTCCCTGGTGGAGATGGAGACGGCTCACAACGACACGCTGACCACTCTGCAGGAGGAGCATGCCAGGACCGTGAAGA ATCTGAAGATGGCCCATGAACAGCAGAGGAAGTCCCTGGATGAAGAATTTCAGAAGATCAGACTGTCGCTGCAG GATCAGGTGGACACGCTGACGTTTCAGAATCGCAGCCTCAGGGACCGAGCCAAGCGCTTTGAGGAAGCTCTCCGCAAGAGCACTGATGAGCAGATAGTG GACGCTTTGGCTCCTTACAAACACATTGAGGAGGACCTGAAGAGTCTAAAAGACGTTCTGGAGATGAAGAATCAACAAATCCATCAGCAGGACCTGAAGATTACAGAGCTGGAGATAATA GCTGAAAAGAATGTATACCTGGAGGAGAGACTGCAggtgttgcagcagcagaacgaAGACCTGAAGGAACGAATAGACAAGAACCTGGTTGTGTCCAG ACAACTCTCCGAGGATAACGCCAACCTGCAGGTGAATGTGGAGAAGGAGAGCAACGAGAAGAAGCGGCTGAGTCGCAACAACGAGGAGCTGCTGTGGCGTCTCCAGACGGGAGACCTGAGCCCTCGCATGTCCCCCAGCTCCTCCCCAATCCACCGACCCTCCCCTGGACCGGGCTCCGCTGCCCGCCCACACTCCTACCATCAATGA
- the slc25a15a gene encoding solute carrier family 25 member 15a yields the protein MAPHPVTQVIIDFTAGALGGTACVFSGQAFDTTKVKMQTFPTMYRGLIHCFTSTYRQVGVRGLYRGTTPALISHISQNAVLFLSYGLCQDAIRFLFGIDKRKKLSNLQMAAAGSLSSIFSSLAQCPPELVKCRLQAMHEMEASGMIPGGGKSTVWTVMKTVMRNNGPLGFYQGLSSTFVREIPGYFCFFGAYELCRSTFAGHMGTEKDGIGVLPVMFSGGFAGACLCLVVFPIDCVKSRIQVHSLAGRQQGFMKTFLGVVRTEGFLALYSGLTPTMIRTFPANGALFLAYEWSRRFMMEAVGA from the exons ATGGCTCCACATCCCGTCACCCAGGTCATCATTGACTTCACTGCGGGAGCATTAG GTGGGACAGCGTGCGTGTTCAGCGGTCAAGCATTTGACACCACCAAGGTGAAGATGCAGACGTTCCCCACCATGTACCGCGGCTTAATCCACTGCTTCACCTCCACCTACAGACAGGTGGGGGTCCGGGGCCTCTACAGAGGCACGACCCCAGCCCTCATTTCCCACATCAGTCAGAACGCCGTGCTGTTCCTGAGTTACGGCCTCTGCCAAGACGCCATCCGCTTCCTGTTTGGAATCGACAAACGGAAGAAGCTCAG CAATCTACAGATGGCCGCTGCAGGTTCTttgtcctccatcttctcctccttggCACAGTGCCCCCCCGAGCTGGTCAAGTGTCGCCTGCAGGCCATGCACGAAATGGAGGCATCTGGAATGATCCCAGGCGGAGGGAAGAG CACCGTGTGGACGGTAATGAAAACTGTGATGAGGAACAACGGACCCCTGGGTTTCTACCAAGGACTGAGTTCCACCTTCGTCAGGGAGATCCCAGGTTACTTCTGCTTCTTCGGGGCGTATGAACTCTGTCGCTCTACGTTTGCGGGGCACATGGGCACAGAGAAGGACGGAATAG GAGTTCTTCCAGTCATGTTCAGTGGTGGATTTGCGGGAGCTTGTCTTTGTTTGGTGGTTTTCCCCATCGACTGTGTGAAATCAAGGATCCAGGTTCACTCACTAGCTGGGAGGCAACAGGGCTTCATGAAAACCTTCCTGGGAGTCGTACGCACCGAAG GGTTCCTGGCTCTGTACTCGGGCCTGACTCCCACCATGATACGCACCTTCCCTGCCAACGGAGCGCTCTTCCTGGCTTATGAGTGGAGTCGCAGGTTCATGATGGAGGCCGTGGGCGCCTGA
- the stoml3a gene encoding stomatin (EPB72)-like 3a — MISTTSSTADMVSQGKLQINAVEDIEDKSSGRLGCFGWLLVIVSMLFVAVTFPLTLFMCVKIVNEYERAVIFRLGRITDRKPKGPGLFFVLPCTDNFVKVDLRTVSFDIPPQEVLTKDSVTVAVDGVVYFRINCPISSVANVSNAHSSTRLLAQTTLRNALGTKNLAELLADREGISLSMQESLDEATDRWGIKVERVEIKDVKLPQQLQRAMAAEAEATREARAKIIAAEGEMKASRALKEAALVISEAPCALQLRYLQTLNSIAAEKNSTIIFPLPMDLIQGFMRK, encoded by the exons atgatcTCGACAACGTCCAGCACGGCAGACATGGTTTCACAAGGTAAACTTCAGATCAACGCTGTGGAGGATATAGAAG ataaAAGCTCCGGGAGACTGGGATGTTTCGGTTGGTTGTTGGTGATCGTGTCCATGCTCTTTGTAGCCGTCACCTTCCCGCTCacattgtttatgtgtgttaaG ATAGTGAACGAGTATGAGCGAGCCGTCATTTTTAGACTCGGCcggatcacagacaggaaacccAAAGGGCCAG GACTTTTCTTTGTTCTGCCCTGCACTGATAACTTTGTGAAAGTCGACCTGAGAACCGTGTCCTTTGACATCCCTCCACAAGAG GTTTTGACCAAAGACTCAGTGACAGTGGCTGTGGACGGCGTTGTGTACTTCAGGATAAACTGCCCGATCTCATCCGTGGCCAATGTATCCAACGCACACTCATCCACGCGCCTGCTCGCACAAACCACCCTAAGGAACGCGCTCGGAACCAAAAACCTGGCGGAGCTGTTGGCCGACAGAGAGGGCATCTCTCTCAGCATGCAG GAATCTCTGGATGAAGCCACCGATCGATGGGGCATTAAGGTGGAGCGAGTGGAGATCAAGGACGTGAAGTtgcctcagcagctgcagagggccATGGCTGCAGAGGCCGAGGCCACCCGGGAGGCCCGAGCAAAG ATCAtcgctgcagagggagagatgaaggcCTCCAGGGCGCTGAAAGAAGCCGCTCTGGTGATCTCCGAGGCTCCGTGTGCCCTCCAGCTGAGATACCTGCAGACGCTCAACTCCATCGCTGCAGAGAAGAACTCCACCATCATCTTCCCTCTGCCCATGGACCTGATTCAGGGTTTCATGCGGAAGTGA